In Prescottella soli, a genomic segment contains:
- a CDS encoding iron-siderophore ABC transporter substrate-binding protein: MGDLQSRAGELSRRGFLIGSAGALLAFAAACSSDSGAGGSGGGGATIAHKYGATTVPAEAQRVVSVGYNDQDALLALGAVPVGVFDWYGDYPNAVWPWAQRLLGDAQPAIVGSANTGIDVEKVAAAGPDLIVSTYSGLTQSQYDKLAALAPTVAQPAGVADYGVRWQDQTAILGEALGKQDRAAELVSGVQKQFADTAAANPTFAGKTVLVGALKGPGQFGVYGPADPKVRFFTELGFVNPPVAEQLRTTNFAEISTEQLSLADVDLLVWYAGGGFGDKLRAELDKTPVYQTLDAVKDGRTIILEDDAAEAMTWSTVLSLPYALQQIPPRIAPLLS; this comes from the coding sequence ATGGGTGATCTCCAGTCGCGAGCCGGCGAACTCTCACGCCGCGGGTTCCTGATCGGCAGTGCGGGCGCGCTGCTGGCCTTCGCGGCCGCATGCAGCAGCGACTCGGGCGCCGGCGGGTCGGGAGGGGGCGGCGCGACGATCGCGCACAAGTACGGAGCGACCACCGTGCCCGCCGAGGCCCAGCGGGTGGTGAGCGTCGGATACAACGACCAGGACGCCCTGCTCGCGCTCGGTGCGGTGCCGGTCGGCGTCTTCGACTGGTACGGCGACTATCCGAACGCCGTGTGGCCGTGGGCGCAGCGCCTGCTCGGCGACGCGCAGCCCGCGATCGTCGGCAGCGCGAACACCGGAATCGACGTCGAGAAGGTGGCCGCGGCGGGCCCGGACCTGATCGTCAGCACCTACTCGGGCCTGACCCAGAGTCAGTACGACAAGCTCGCGGCGCTCGCACCGACCGTCGCGCAGCCGGCCGGCGTCGCGGACTACGGGGTGCGCTGGCAGGACCAGACGGCCATCCTCGGTGAGGCGCTCGGCAAGCAGGACCGCGCCGCGGAACTGGTGTCGGGCGTGCAGAAGCAGTTCGCCGACACCGCGGCGGCCAACCCGACCTTCGCCGGCAAGACGGTGCTGGTGGGCGCGCTCAAGGGCCCCGGCCAGTTCGGTGTCTACGGCCCCGCGGATCCCAAGGTGCGCTTCTTCACCGAGCTCGGCTTCGTGAATCCGCCTGTCGCCGAACAGCTCCGGACCACCAACTTCGCCGAGATCAGTACCGAGCAGCTCTCGCTCGCGGACGTGGACCTGCTCGTCTGGTACGCCGGGGGCGGGTTCGGGGACAAGCTTCGGGCCGAGCTCGACAAGACCCCCGTCTACCAGACGCTCGACGCCGTCAAGGACGGTCGCACGATCATCCTCGAGGACGACGCCGCCGAGGCCATGACGTGGAGCACGGTGCTGAGCCTGCCGTACGCGTTGCAGCAGATCCCGCCGCGCATCGCGCCGCTTCTGTCCTGA
- a CDS encoding GNAT family N-acetyltransferase yields MGVVVRPVTRSDIPALSRALAEAFDDDPVMCWILPDAAKRPARLARMFAAEIRYHHLAGGGAELAESDAGVVVGGALWDPPGRWKQSPLSSYLSLPMFAFALGRQMRVGAEVEQALESVHPTEPHWYLATIGTSAAGRGGGYGKALLNSRLSRCDAERTPAYLESSKEANIPYYERFGFEVTGEAVIPNGGPTLWQMWRNPR; encoded by the coding sequence ATGGGAGTTGTCGTGCGACCAGTGACCCGATCGGACATCCCGGCGCTCTCGCGGGCGCTCGCGGAGGCCTTCGACGACGACCCCGTGATGTGCTGGATTCTGCCGGACGCCGCGAAGCGGCCGGCACGGCTGGCGCGGATGTTCGCCGCCGAGATCCGCTACCACCACCTTGCCGGCGGCGGAGCGGAGTTGGCGGAGTCGGATGCCGGTGTCGTCGTCGGTGGGGCGCTGTGGGATCCGCCGGGACGGTGGAAGCAGTCGCCGCTGAGCTCGTACCTGAGCCTGCCGATGTTCGCGTTCGCACTGGGCCGGCAGATGCGGGTGGGTGCCGAGGTCGAGCAGGCGCTCGAGTCCGTGCATCCGACCGAGCCGCACTGGTACCTGGCGACCATCGGCACCTCCGCCGCGGGGCGCGGCGGCGGGTACGGGAAGGCGCTGTTGAACTCGCGGTTGTCGCGGTGCGACGCCGAGCGGACACCCGCCTACCTCGAATCGAGCAAGGAAGCGAACATCCCCTACTACGAGCGGTTCGGGTTCGAGGTCACCGGCGAGGCCGTGATTCCGAACGGCGGCCCGACGCTGTGGCAGATGTGGCGCAACCCGCGCTGA
- a CDS encoding S9 family peptidase yields the protein MTSSQQPPATPFHDLDDYLALPRLSGLELSPDGTRLVVTQATLDDTGTKYASAVWELDPAGERPARRLTWGTKGESGAAFTAVGDVLFTASRPAPDESDDAPNSLWRLPAGGGEASRVAVRGGGISGVRAARSAPHMVVSTGVLGASGTAEDDERIRGDRKDKKVKAILHTGYPVRYWDHDLGPDVPHLLSGATDTDSGTGEIELDDLTPAPGGALRDADYDLAADGSFVVTTWIVPGVLGTRRTVLARIDTATGERTVLVDDDAADMMRPAIAPDGTSVVYLREAYGDPEQAPRITLHRYTFDKGAVEDLAPGWDRWPTAVAWLPGGDGLLLTADDHGRGPVFVLRGDQPAALTTDDAAYTDLRVAPDGAAVYALRASYAQPPRPVRIALTGDDAGTVTDLRAPSESPQLPGRLTEVVGQAADGTPLRAWLALPDSASAEAPAPLLLWVHGGPLGSWNTWSWRWNPWLLVAKGYAVLLPDPALSTGYGQDFVQRGWGQWGKAPYTDLMAITDAAVALAEVDAKRTAAMGGSFGGYMANWIAGHTDRFQAIVTHASLWALDQFAPTTDAAWYWAREMTPEMAFENSPHLYVADIVTPMLVIHGDKDYRVPIGEGLRLWYELLSESGLPADADGKTDHRFLYFPDENHWVLSPQHTKVWYQVVESFLAEHVLDEDVPLPDVLGS from the coding sequence GTGACCTCGAGCCAGCAGCCCCCCGCCACGCCGTTCCACGATCTCGACGACTACCTGGCACTGCCGCGGCTGTCCGGGCTCGAGCTGTCGCCGGACGGCACACGATTGGTCGTCACACAGGCGACGCTCGACGACACCGGCACCAAGTACGCGTCGGCGGTGTGGGAACTGGACCCCGCCGGGGAGCGGCCCGCTCGGCGGTTGACGTGGGGGACGAAGGGCGAGTCCGGGGCCGCGTTCACCGCCGTAGGCGATGTGCTGTTCACCGCGTCCCGCCCCGCGCCGGACGAGTCGGACGACGCCCCGAACTCGCTGTGGCGGCTGCCGGCGGGCGGCGGTGAGGCCTCCCGGGTGGCCGTGCGGGGTGGGGGGATCTCCGGCGTGCGGGCAGCGCGGTCGGCGCCGCACATGGTCGTGTCCACAGGCGTGCTCGGCGCGTCCGGCACCGCCGAGGACGACGAGCGGATCCGCGGCGACCGCAAGGACAAGAAGGTCAAGGCGATCCTGCACACCGGATACCCGGTGCGGTACTGGGACCACGACCTCGGCCCCGACGTCCCCCACCTGCTGTCCGGCGCCACCGACACCGACAGCGGGACCGGGGAGATCGAGCTCGACGACCTGACGCCGGCGCCGGGCGGCGCGCTCCGGGACGCCGACTACGACCTCGCGGCCGACGGATCGTTCGTCGTCACCACGTGGATCGTGCCCGGTGTCCTCGGCACCCGCCGGACCGTCCTGGCGCGGATCGACACCGCGACGGGGGAGCGGACCGTGCTCGTCGACGACGACGCGGCGGACATGATGCGTCCCGCGATCGCGCCCGACGGCACCAGCGTCGTGTACCTGCGCGAGGCGTACGGCGATCCCGAGCAGGCGCCGCGAATCACCTTGCACCGCTACACCTTCGACAAGGGCGCTGTCGAGGATCTCGCGCCCGGGTGGGATCGCTGGCCCACCGCCGTCGCGTGGCTGCCCGGCGGCGACGGACTGCTGCTCACGGCCGACGACCACGGCCGCGGCCCGGTCTTCGTGCTGCGCGGGGACCAGCCTGCTGCCCTCACCACCGACGACGCGGCCTACACCGACCTGCGCGTCGCGCCCGACGGTGCGGCGGTCTACGCGCTCCGGGCGTCGTATGCGCAGCCGCCGCGGCCGGTGCGGATCGCGCTCACCGGGGACGACGCCGGCACCGTCACGGACCTGCGCGCCCCGTCGGAGTCGCCGCAGCTGCCGGGCCGGCTCACCGAGGTCGTCGGGCAGGCGGCCGACGGCACCCCGTTGCGCGCGTGGCTGGCGCTGCCGGACTCCGCGTCCGCCGAGGCGCCGGCGCCGCTGCTGCTGTGGGTGCACGGTGGCCCCCTCGGTTCGTGGAACACGTGGTCGTGGCGGTGGAATCCGTGGCTGCTCGTCGCGAAGGGGTACGCGGTGCTGCTGCCCGATCCGGCGCTGTCGACCGGGTACGGCCAGGACTTCGTCCAGCGCGGGTGGGGCCAGTGGGGCAAGGCGCCCTACACGGATCTGATGGCGATCACCGACGCGGCCGTCGCGCTGGCGGAGGTCGACGCGAAGCGCACCGCCGCGATGGGCGGATCGTTCGGTGGCTACATGGCGAACTGGATCGCCGGGCACACCGACCGGTTCCAGGCGATCGTCACGCACGCGAGCCTGTGGGCGCTCGACCAGTTCGCCCCGACCACCGACGCCGCCTGGTACTGGGCGCGCGAGATGACACCCGAGATGGCGTTCGAGAACTCGCCGCACCTGTACGTCGCCGACATCGTCACCCCGATGCTGGTCATCCACGGGGACAAGGACTACCGCGTGCCGATCGGCGAGGGCCTGCGCCTGTGGTACGAACTGCTGTCGGAGTCGGGGCTGCCCGCCGACGCCGACGGCAAGACCGACCACCGCTTCCTGTACTTCCCCGACGAGAACCACTGGGTGCTCAGCCCGCAGCACACCAAGGTCTGGTACCAGGTCGTCGAGTCGTTCCTGGCCGAGCACGTTCTCGACGAGGACGTCCCGCTGCCCGACGTCCTCGGCTCCTGA
- a CDS encoding valine--tRNA ligase, translating into MTSAPETPQTPADALPKSWDPSAVEADLYQGWVDAGYFTADPSSDKPGYSIVLPPPNVTGSLHMGHALDHTLMDALCRRKRMQGYEVLWLPGMDHAGIATQTIVEKQLAADGKKKEDFGREAFIEKVWDWKRESGGTIQGQMRRIGDGVDWSRDRFTMDEGLSRAVQTIFKRLYDEGLIYRAERLVNWSPVLQTAISDIEVKFEEVEGELVSLRYGSLDDDEPHVIVATTRVETMLGDTAVAVHPDDERYKHLVGTTLEHPFTGRRIPIIADEYVDPEFGTGAVKITPAHDPNDFEMGLRHDLPMPTIMDKTGKIADTGTQFDGMDRFEARVKVREVLAEQGRVVAEKRPYLHSVGHSERSGETIEPRLSMQWWVKVDALAKAAGDAVRNGDTVIHPASQEPRWFAWVDNMHDWCISRQLWWGHRIPIWYGPNGEVQCFGPDETAPEGWEQDPDVLDTWFSSGLWPFSTMGWPDKTPEIEKFYPTSVLVTGYDILFFWVARMMMFGTYVAGDDAVGGGKVPFKDLFLHGLVRDQYGKKMSKSRGNGIDPLDWVDRFGADALRFTLARGANPGSDLAVGEDHAQSSRNFANKLFNATKFALMNGAVVAELPARDQLTDADRWILDRLEQVRTEVDEAFEKFEFSKACEALYHFAWDEVCDWYLELAKVQLADGSVHADGTKAVLGNVLDTLLRMLHPVIPFVTETLWKVLTGGESVVVSEWPRGTDVATDSVAAQRVEDMQRLVTEVRRFRSDQGLKPSQKVAARLSGATDADIESQLASVASLAKLTEPSETFAATASVEVRLSKATVTVELDTSGTVDLGAEKKRLEKDLAVAEKELAGTTAKLSNEAFLAKAPDAVVDKIRTRQQVAQEEIARMTARLKELGGA; encoded by the coding sequence GTGACCAGTGCGCCAGAGACTCCCCAGACCCCCGCAGACGCCCTCCCCAAGAGCTGGGACCCCAGCGCGGTAGAGGCCGACTTGTACCAGGGCTGGGTAGACGCCGGTTACTTCACCGCCGATCCGTCGAGCGACAAGCCCGGCTACTCGATCGTCCTGCCGCCGCCGAACGTCACCGGCTCGCTGCACATGGGCCACGCGCTCGACCACACCCTCATGGACGCGCTGTGCCGCCGCAAGCGGATGCAAGGCTACGAGGTGCTGTGGCTGCCCGGCATGGACCACGCCGGCATCGCGACGCAGACCATCGTCGAGAAGCAGCTCGCGGCCGACGGCAAGAAGAAGGAAGACTTCGGACGCGAGGCCTTCATCGAGAAGGTCTGGGACTGGAAGCGTGAGTCCGGCGGCACCATCCAGGGCCAGATGCGTCGCATCGGCGACGGCGTCGACTGGAGCCGCGACCGCTTCACGATGGACGAGGGCCTCTCGCGTGCCGTCCAGACCATCTTCAAGCGCCTGTACGACGAGGGTCTGATCTACCGCGCCGAGCGTCTGGTCAACTGGTCGCCGGTGCTGCAGACCGCGATCTCCGACATCGAGGTCAAGTTCGAGGAGGTCGAGGGCGAACTCGTCTCGCTGCGCTACGGCTCCCTCGACGACGACGAGCCGCACGTGATCGTCGCGACCACCCGCGTCGAGACGATGCTCGGTGACACCGCCGTCGCCGTCCACCCGGACGACGAGCGCTACAAGCACCTCGTCGGCACCACGCTCGAGCACCCGTTCACCGGGCGCCGGATCCCGATCATCGCCGACGAGTACGTCGACCCCGAGTTCGGCACCGGCGCCGTGAAGATCACGCCGGCGCACGACCCCAATGACTTCGAGATGGGCCTGCGGCACGACCTGCCGATGCCCACGATCATGGACAAGACCGGCAAGATCGCCGACACCGGAACGCAGTTCGACGGCATGGACCGCTTCGAGGCCCGCGTGAAGGTGCGCGAGGTGCTCGCCGAGCAGGGCCGCGTCGTCGCCGAGAAGCGTCCGTACCTGCACAGCGTCGGTCACTCCGAGCGCTCGGGCGAGACCATCGAGCCGCGGCTGTCGATGCAGTGGTGGGTCAAGGTCGATGCACTCGCCAAAGCCGCCGGTGACGCGGTCCGCAACGGCGACACCGTCATTCACCCGGCCAGCCAGGAGCCGCGCTGGTTCGCGTGGGTCGACAACATGCACGACTGGTGCATCTCGCGCCAGCTGTGGTGGGGTCACCGCATCCCGATCTGGTACGGCCCGAACGGCGAGGTGCAGTGCTTCGGTCCGGACGAGACGGCGCCCGAGGGATGGGAGCAGGACCCCGACGTCCTCGACACGTGGTTCTCGTCGGGTCTGTGGCCGTTCTCGACGATGGGCTGGCCCGACAAGACCCCCGAGATCGAGAAGTTCTATCCCACGAGCGTTCTCGTCACCGGCTACGACATCCTGTTCTTCTGGGTGGCCCGGATGATGATGTTCGGCACCTACGTCGCCGGCGACGACGCCGTGGGCGGCGGCAAGGTCCCGTTCAAGGACCTGTTCCTGCACGGACTCGTCCGTGACCAGTACGGCAAGAAGATGTCGAAGTCCCGCGGCAACGGCATCGACCCGCTCGACTGGGTCGACCGCTTCGGCGCCGACGCCCTGCGCTTCACGCTCGCCCGCGGCGCCAACCCGGGCAGCGACCTCGCGGTCGGCGAGGACCACGCGCAGTCGTCCCGGAACTTCGCGAACAAGCTGTTCAACGCCACCAAGTTCGCGCTGATGAACGGTGCCGTGGTCGCGGAACTGCCGGCCCGCGACCAGCTCACCGACGCCGACCGCTGGATCCTCGACCGGCTCGAGCAGGTCCGCACCGAGGTGGACGAGGCGTTCGAGAAGTTCGAGTTCTCGAAGGCGTGCGAGGCGCTGTACCACTTCGCGTGGGACGAGGTGTGCGACTGGTACCTCGAGCTCGCCAAGGTTCAGCTCGCCGACGGTTCCGTCCACGCCGACGGCACCAAGGCCGTCCTCGGCAACGTGCTCGACACGCTGCTTCGGATGCTGCACCCGGTCATCCCGTTCGTCACCGAGACACTGTGGAAGGTGCTCACCGGCGGTGAGTCCGTCGTGGTCTCCGAGTGGCCGCGCGGCACCGACGTCGCGACGGATTCCGTTGCGGCCCAGCGTGTCGAGGACATGCAGCGCCTGGTGACCGAGGTCCGCCGCTTCCGCAGCGACCAGGGCCTCAAGCCGTCGCAGAAGGTGGCCGCGCGCCTGTCCGGTGCCACCGACGCCGACATCGAGAGCCAGCTGGCGTCGGTGGCGTCGCTCGCGAAGCTCACCGAGCCGTCCGAGACGTTCGCTGCCACCGCCTCGGTCGAGGTGCGCCTGAGCAAGGCCACTGTCACGGTCGAGCTGGACACGTCGGGCACGGTCGATCTGGGTGCCGAGAAGAAGCGCCTCGAGAAGGACCTCGCGGTCGCCGAGAAGGAGCTGGCGGGCACCACCGCCAAGCTGTCCAACGAGGCGTTCCTCGCGAAGGCCCCCGACGCGGTCGTCGACAAGATCCGCACCCGCCAGCAGGTGGCGCAGGAGGAGATCGCCCGCATGACCGCACGTCTGAAGGAGCTGGGCGGAGCGTGA
- the folC gene encoding bifunctional tetrahydrofolate synthase/dihydrofolate synthase: protein MTTERPGEPTPVDLAELALVEAELDQRWPETKIEPSLTRISALMDLLGSPQHSYPAIHVAGTNGKTSVTRMIDALLTQLHRRTGRTTSPHLQLATERISIDGKPIPVRTYIDTYREIEPYVRMIDQQSEAAGGPAMSKFEVTTAMAYAAFAEAPVDIAVVETGLGGKWDATNVIDAQVAVITPIGLDHIDYLGPDLASIAGEKAGIIKKGRDSGIEGVAPVDTVAILAEQEPEVMDVLLRRAVEVDAAVAREGSEFKVLRRQIAIGGQQLELQGLGGVYEDIFLPLHGEHQARNASLALAAVEAFFGAGPDRQLEADAIRAGFASVVNPGRLERVRSAPTVFLDAAHNPHGAKALAAALSAEFDFRKLVGVVSVMGDKDVEGILDALEPVFDELVVTHNGSPRAMDVEDLANRAVARFGDERVVVAPTLADALETAIGLAEEVAEPGEAVSGAGVVVTGSVVTAGVARSLFGKDPA from the coding sequence GTGACCACCGAACGCCCGGGCGAACCCACCCCGGTCGATCTCGCCGAACTCGCACTCGTCGAGGCGGAGCTGGATCAGCGCTGGCCCGAGACCAAGATCGAGCCGTCGCTGACCCGCATCTCCGCGCTGATGGATCTGCTCGGTTCGCCGCAGCACAGCTATCCGGCCATCCACGTCGCCGGCACCAACGGCAAGACGTCGGTGACGCGGATGATCGACGCCCTGCTCACCCAGCTGCATCGCCGGACCGGACGGACGACCAGCCCGCACCTGCAGCTGGCGACGGAGCGGATCAGTATCGACGGCAAACCGATCCCGGTGCGGACGTACATCGACACGTACCGCGAGATCGAGCCGTACGTCCGGATGATCGACCAGCAGTCCGAGGCCGCGGGCGGTCCCGCGATGAGCAAGTTCGAGGTGACCACCGCGATGGCGTACGCCGCGTTCGCGGAGGCGCCGGTGGACATCGCCGTCGTCGAGACCGGGCTCGGTGGCAAGTGGGACGCCACCAACGTCATCGACGCGCAGGTCGCGGTGATCACCCCGATCGGGCTCGACCACATCGACTACCTGGGCCCCGACCTCGCGTCGATCGCGGGGGAGAAGGCCGGGATCATCAAGAAGGGCCGCGACAGCGGGATCGAGGGCGTCGCCCCGGTGGATACCGTCGCGATCCTGGCCGAGCAGGAGCCCGAGGTGATGGACGTGCTGCTGCGGCGCGCCGTCGAGGTCGATGCGGCCGTCGCCCGCGAGGGATCCGAGTTCAAGGTGCTGCGGCGCCAGATCGCGATCGGCGGCCAGCAGCTCGAGTTGCAGGGACTCGGCGGCGTGTACGAGGACATCTTCCTGCCGCTGCACGGCGAGCATCAGGCGCGCAACGCGTCGCTCGCCCTCGCCGCTGTGGAGGCGTTCTTCGGGGCCGGGCCGGATCGTCAGCTCGAGGCCGACGCGATCCGCGCCGGCTTCGCGTCGGTGGTCAATCCGGGACGACTCGAACGGGTGCGCAGCGCGCCCACGGTGTTCCTCGACGCCGCGCACAACCCGCACGGGGCGAAGGCGCTCGCCGCCGCGCTGTCGGCGGAGTTCGACTTCCGCAAGCTCGTCGGAGTCGTCAGCGTCATGGGCGACAAGGACGTCGAGGGCATCCTCGACGCCCTCGAGCCGGTCTTCGACGAGTTGGTCGTCACCCACAACGGGTCGCCGCGGGCGATGGACGTCGAGGACCTGGCGAATCGTGCGGTGGCCCGCTTCGGCGACGAGCGGGTCGTGGTCGCCCCAACCCTGGCAGACGCACTCGAGACAGCGATCGGGTTGGCGGAGGAAGTCGCCGAACCCGGCGAGGCAGTATCGGGAGCGGGCGTCGTGGTCACCGGTTCGGTTGTGACCGCCGGCGTCGCCCGATCCCTGTTCGGAAAGGACCCCGCGTGA
- a CDS encoding DUF4233 domain-containing protein, whose product MAGTLVLEAIVVLLALPVVAVVNASGLTWFSGTYICVLAVLMIVGSGMQGRPWAMKFNLTLQVFTILGFFVDTALGVIGLLFGAVWLYIVYLRKDIARRIEQGLLPGQRD is encoded by the coding sequence ATGGCGGGAACCCTCGTCCTCGAAGCGATCGTGGTGCTGCTGGCGCTGCCGGTGGTGGCCGTCGTCAATGCGTCCGGCCTGACGTGGTTCTCCGGCACCTACATCTGCGTGCTGGCGGTGCTCATGATCGTCGGCTCCGGCATGCAGGGGCGGCCGTGGGCGATGAAGTTCAACCTGACACTGCAGGTCTTCACCATCCTCGGGTTCTTCGTGGACACGGCGCTCGGCGTCATCGGTCTGCTCTTCGGTGCGGTGTGGCTGTACATCGTGTACCTCCGCAAGGACATCGCCCGCCGGATCGAGCAGGGTCTGCTTCCTGGGCAACGAGACTGA
- the ndk gene encoding nucleoside-diphosphate kinase — MNERTLVLIKPDGVARGYVGEILSRIERKGLTIAAMELQTASNDVAATHYAEHEGKPFYPGLLEFITSGPLVAAVLEGPRAIAAFRQIAGGTDPVEKAVPGTIRADLALDGGQNLVHGSDSVDSAEREIALWFPQLAGA, encoded by the coding sequence GTGAACGAGCGCACCCTGGTATTGATCAAGCCCGACGGCGTGGCTCGCGGCTACGTCGGCGAGATCCTCTCCCGCATCGAACGTAAGGGTCTGACCATCGCGGCGATGGAGCTGCAGACCGCGTCGAACGACGTCGCCGCGACGCACTACGCGGAGCACGAAGGCAAGCCGTTCTACCCGGGACTGCTCGAGTTCATCACGTCCGGTCCGCTCGTGGCCGCGGTCCTGGAAGGCCCGCGCGCGATCGCGGCGTTCCGGCAGATCGCCGGTGGCACCGATCCGGTCGAGAAGGCCGTCCCCGGCACCATTCGTGCGGACCTGGCCCTCGACGGCGGCCAGAATCTCGTGCACGGTTCCGACTCCGTCGACTCCGCCGAGCGTGAGATCGCGCTCTGGTTTCCCCAGCTCGCCGGGGCCTGA